Part of the Misgurnus anguillicaudatus chromosome 25, ASM2758022v2, whole genome shotgun sequence genome, AGAAAGGGGGCAGCTGTTCGCCCTTGCAGCTGCTACTTTCCGATTTCCAACATTCAGAGAAAGCTCGTGAATCCCGTTTAAATATCCGATGACAATGAGGGATTATTAAACCTACAGTCAATCTGGATATCAACTGAGTGCCGCGTTAACAATGATTTAGGCAGAAATGCACGTTTCAGGGCAGACCAAACAGCGAGACTGCGCGAATGCTGTTGCATATCACTTCCGGTTTGTTGCCAGGACAACAGTTTCACGCCGCCTCTAAACCCAAAGTCACAACAAACGCTGTTTCCTAATGGGAATACGTGTTCTTTTTTGTTACGCTTACATATAATTTTATCTTTATTGTTTCAATTTGCGATACTGATACAAATATGAGTCAGCGCCAGGTTTTGCAAGGTAAGAAAGTATATTCTGCTGGagattgttttaaaatgtataaaacgtGTAATGACAAATCAATTGTTCCCAGTATTTGAGCAGTACCAGAAGGCAAGAACACAATTTGTGCAAACTGTAGCAGATCTTGCAACAAGACCACAGAATATCGAAACACTTCAACATGCTGGTGAGTAGAAaaattgattttaaatggaCTTGTAAATGATTTACAACATTAAGTGTGGTATGGCTTATGATCTAATGAAATTTAAATGTATAACAGTTATCCTACAGAACTATGAGAATAATTtccaaatattttataacaacatgctTAGGTGCTTAGATATGTTATTAAATTATAGATAGGTCATGTATAGCAATTAAGAAACATACTATAGTAATTGTATGAGAGGAATGATTATTTaacttacataaaataaattgaCCGTCTCTCCCACACAAAACCTTTACATTAAAATGTACTGTATAGAAACACAGTACTATAAATCTTTATTGAAACACTCAACACAGATGGGGAGATTTGAGGGGCCAGTTTTTCTTTTTACCAGTATCTTAATCCCTATCAGTTTCACTATAACAAAGAACTTTTATTCAAatcacttaaaggggacatctaAATATCCCTCTGTTCTTCATTTACATTTCatccacatttttaaaaaaggtttAAATGCATTCCTTTAAGGTCCACAGCAcctttctgttgcacaaaaggTTTTTTGTAGTGTAAAAGGATGAAATAGTATGAAAGAGAAATTATTCGTATAAGAACCTTTGTCTAAAATGTTCATTGGAGAACAAAAACgattcttctatggcatctCTATGAAGAACCTCTTATAAAGAACcttatttttaaagatttttttatatttgaatcATGTCTACATTTCTTTCATCTGCTCTGAAGTGTCTTTCCACTCCTGTTTCTATCCCCTGCTCAAATGTGTTCGCTCTCTTTGGCTTAGGTGTAATGTCCCTTTTGAGGCCTCTCCTCTTGGATGCGGTCCCAACTATTCAGCAGACAGCAGCTCTGGCTCTCGGAAGGCTTGCCAACTATAACGATGACCTGGCTGAGGCTGTAGTAAAGGGAGACATTCTTCCACAGCTTGTGTACTCCCTGGCTGAGCAAAACGTAAGAGCTTAGCTGAACCTCTGTAATCTGAATGAATAGGTTTCCCTTTAGGTGTCAAAATTTGAATACCAAAAATTGCATTGTGAAGATGCAGAAATGTTCCATTAACACTGTTAAATGTTTCAAGCAAACttcaattcaattcagttttatttattgtacatcacaattggtaattgtttcaaagcagctttacattaatagaagcaggtgaaaacacagaaaaattgaCATACAACATAtatagcaaaatacagcggctatgaataaactttacaagcgagtgtattaataatgttacgtatagaagagggtgctaagttaagccaatgtcggctgactccccggggttgaaaaacccccctaggagaaaaacctcccAATTTTTTAGCCAGGTGGGAATAAAGTCCTAGGAGGataaaaacccttgggagatatatactgtatatatatgtaaacggataaggagattaaatgGGTTTCgctggtggtcgttggtcaggcatcagctgggcatcacattgaaggatggccagtagatcagtggtgtgttgTGCAAACACTTTGTCTTtgcattttcctttaaatttaaaaatatttatttttgaggaCTGATCTAAGtgcttgatttttttattttgtgatttagatgtaaatgtgtttaattcATTATATAGTCATTCTGTTGGCACACCTATGattttaaacaaagtttttGTTAGATTAGCAGTGGGAAGTCCTGAAATTTGGTAGAACAATGGTAGTTCATTCACAGCAGCTGTCAGCTCCGCAGCCCGCAGGTCTAAGCTACAGTCAAGGTGCTACAAAAGGTCCTTTACAGCGATTCCATATAAGAGTAATTTTTGGTTCCCCACAGAACCATTTATTAAAAGGTTCTTAAAAGAAGTCTATTCcggtggttttcaaactggggtcccATAGAAAGTTCAAAGaaaattttaaagaaagacaaaGCATATCATTTAAAAGTCTACTGTGTAGCCAAGCCAGTTATTTAATTTTAGAAACAATagattgtttttataatatcaCAATCAATTACTATTTGTTTAACACAATTTCAATGTTTCTTCgttcataaaatacacaaataaatatatagagGAAGGGGTTCCCTGGCAAAGGGTTTATTATATTTGGGGGTCCTTgcgttataaagtttaaaaacccCTGATACACAATTTTCCCCTGTAAATAACCTTTTGTAAATCAGAAAGGTGTTCAATGAAGCAAAGGTTTTGTCATAAAAGTCATTACATTTGTAAATGTTGGATTGCTTTTATATTTTCAGAGATgcttataaaaaatttttttcttaGTGAATGGTTCAGAATGTGATATATAGACTTATTAAAGATGCTTTTCTGGTAATTCATCATAAGCATTATAGCTTATTCTCAATTTCTTATTGTTTTTCTCCTCTGGCATACTGGGATTTGAGAAATGCAGCGATTCTACAAGAAAGCTGCTGCTTTCGTTCTTCGGGCTGTTGCTAAGCACTCCCCCGAGTTGGCCCAGGCCGTGGTGGACTGTGGAGCACTGGACGCTCTTGTCATTTCCCTGGAGGAGTTTGACCCTGGGGTCAAAGAGGCTGCTGCATGGGCACTGGGTTACATTGCCAGACACAATGAACGTAAGTTTGCATCAAAAAGCCCATTTTGCCTAATCCAAATATCCTAATTAAACAGATCCTGTCTGTTTTTGTTCAAAACTGAGCAGAGCTGGCTCAGGCAGTAGTAGATGCTGGAGTTGCGCCTCTACTCGTCTTATGTATTCAGGAGCCTGAAATCGCCCTAAAGAGGGTTGCCGCCTCTTCTTTGAGTGACATAGCCAAGCACTCTCCTGAGCTGGCTCATACAGTGGTAGAGACGGGAGCCATCGCTCACCTAGCACAGATGATTTTAAACCCTGATTCCAAACTGAAGGTGGGTAACACTGAGACATTGcaattaataatataaaaatgtattaaaataatgcacacgtCTATATTTTGTCTCTTTGCATGATACAGAGACAGGTTTTCTCAGCTCTCGGCCAAATTGCCAAGCATTCTGTAGACCTAGCAGAGATGGTGGTGGAGGCCGAGATATTTCCCGCTGCACTGGCTTCCCTCAAGGACCCAGATGAATATGTTCGAAAGAATGTCACCACTCTTATTCGAGAAATCACCAAACACAGCCCTGAGGTACCTACCGCACACACAACATACCCGCTAAATGATTTCAAGATGCTCGGGTAACACTGGAATCTCCATTTTATCAGCTCTTTGACGCCCTCTGTTTAAATAACATGGTGAGAGGCAACCGGTCTGTAAAGCATAGAGAATGTGGGCCTGTTATTTATCACCACTGCAGCACAGGAAACAGACAACTGGAAACCTCATCTAAAGTCATTGCATCACTCTTTTTTTTACCTGCCTAAAAATGGTTTGCTGGTCTGTCTCTTTAAACTCTCGCCTAATTATTTGCTATTATGTCACCGTGGTTTGTCGGTGTGTTTCCTGCTCAGCTGGCCCAGATAATAGTGCATGTGGGGGGCGTAGCAGCTGTGATTGACTACCTTGGGGAATCCAAAGGGAATGTACGCCTCCCGGGGATCATGATGTTGGGCTATGTGGCTGCACACACGGAGAATTTAGCCATGGCTGTGATTGTATCTAAGGTCTGTTAACACCTCTTAC contains:
- the spag6 gene encoding sperm-associated antigen 6 isoform X2, giving the protein MSQRQVLQVFEQYQKARTQFVQTVADLATRPQNIETLQHAGVMSLLRPLLLDAVPTIQQTAALALGRLANYNDDLAEAVVKGDILPQLVYSLAEQNRFYKKAAAFVLRAVAKHSPELAQAVVDCGALDALVISLEEFDPGVKEAAAWALGYIARHNEQLAQAVVDAGVAPLLVLCIQEPEIALKRVAASSLSDIAKHSPELAHTVVETGAIAHLAQMILNPDSKLKRQVFSALGQIAKHSVDLAEMVVEAEIFPAALASLKDPDEYVRKNVTTLIREITKHSPELAQIIVHVGGVAAVIDYLGESKGNVRLPGIMMLGYVAAHTENLAMAVIVSKGVPQLAICLEEEREDHIKAATAWAFGQIGRHTPEHARAVAVANVFPKLLHLYLNTQNSEDLQVKAKKALKSILQKCTYLPALEPLLYEAPSNILKHVICQFSKVLPHDSKARRLFVTSGGLKKVQEIKAEPGSAIQEYIDAINSCYPEEIVRYYSPGYSEALLERIDNYQPV
- the spag6 gene encoding sperm-associated antigen 6 isoform X1 — encoded protein: MSQRQVLQVFEQYQKARTQFVQTVADLATRPQNIETLQHAGVMSLLRPLLLDAVPTIQQTAALALGRLANYNDDLAEAVVKGDILPQLVYSLAEQNRFYKKAAAFVLRAVAKHSPELAQAVVDCGALDALVISLEEFDPGVKEAAAWALGYIARHNEQLAQAVVDAGVAPLLVLCIQEPEIALKRVAASSLSDIAKHSPELAHTVVETGAIAHLAQMILNPDSKLKRQVFSALGQIAKHSVDLAEMVVEAEIFPAALASLKDPDEYVRKNVTTLIREITKHSPELFDALCLNNMVRGNRSVKHRECGPVIYHHCSTGNRQLETSSKLAQIIVHVGGVAAVIDYLGESKGNVRLPGIMMLGYVAAHTENLAMAVIVSKGVPQLAICLEEEREDHIKAATAWAFGQIGRHTPEHARAVAVANVFPKLLHLYLNTQNSEDLQVKAKKALKSILQKCTYLPALEPLLYEAPSNILKHVICQFSKVLPHDSKARRLFVTSGGLKKVQEIKAEPGSAIQEYIDAINSCYPEEIVRYYSPGYSEALLERIDNYQPV